From a single Pempheris klunzingeri isolate RE-2024b chromosome 2, fPemKlu1.hap1, whole genome shotgun sequence genomic region:
- the ppp4r2b gene encoding serine/threonine-protein phosphatase 4 regulatory subunit 2-B, protein MEADSLQEALRDFDKKAKKEVCPLLEQFLCHIAKTGETIVQWSQFKNYFLFKLEEVMDDFRASAPEQRGPANPNVESIPFEDMKERILKIVKGYNGIPFTIQRLCELLTEPKRNYTGTDKFLRGVEKNVMVVSCVHPTSEKNGCGAVNRMNGVMLPGNTSAFTERKVNGPGTPRPLNRPKVSLANSLAANGLPDSTDNKDLSTEPEDDKDSSEVSGSLGSSVKNKHPDAEEEDMEAEQQEVKRLKFSKDEDEEEDEDDEEEEQEVDTLRPLHATTCLSKEAEAMVQEEEEDEEEDEEEEKVGYSKENEASSSAAAAEDQEPTSSTPAEECAGSGQEAERAEREVPCGSQEEGSDMDQTEQQAPAGVLESPETSRDGEESSSDPVSSSSSSSSSGSSSGSSCSIEESAEAAREDVALAPSSSTTEPPTEGAMESATLNSGTTEEPMEQD, encoded by the exons ATGGAAGCTGACTCGCTCCAAGAGGCGCTCAGAG ATTTCGATAAGAAAGCAAAGAAGGAGGTATGTCCTCTTCTGGAGCAGTTTCTATGTCATATTGCCAAGACTGGAGAGACCAT AGTTCAGTGGTCTCAATTTAAGAACTACTTCCTGTTTAAATTGGAGGAGGTGATGGACGACTTCAGAGCCTCGGCGCCTGAACAAAGAGGTCCTGCAAATCCCAACGTGGAGTCGATTCCATTTGAAGATATGAAGGAGAGAATCCTGAAGATTGTGAAGGGATACAATGG GATTCCGTTTACGATCCAGCGCCTGTGTGAACTGCTCACAGAACCCAAGAGGAACTACACAGGGACTGATAAGTTTCTTCGAGGTGTGGAGAAG AATGTAATGGTGGTAAGCTGTGTTCACCCAACCTCAGA GAAAAATGGATGCGGTGCTGTCAACAGAATGAATGGAGTGATGCTTCCTGGGAACACGTCTGCTTTTACAGAGAG GAAAGTGAACGGTCCTGGAACTCCCCGGCCGCTGAACCGACCGAAGGTGTCTCTGGCCAACTCTCTAGCAGCTAACGGGCTGCCGGACAGCACGGACAACAAAGACCTCAGCACAGAGCCAGAGGACGACAAAGACTCCAG CGAGGTGTCGGGTTCCCTGGGGAGCTCGGTGAAGAACAAACACCCCGACGCAGAAGAAGAGGACATGGAAGCCgagcagcaggaagtgaagagaCTCAAGTTCAGcaaggacgaggacgaggaggaagacgaggacgacgaagaagaagagcaggaggtgGACACACTGAGGCCTTTACATGCCACCACCTGCCTATCAAAAGAGGCAGAAGCCATGGtccaagaggaggaggaggacgaggaggaggatgaggaggaggagaaggtcgGGTACAGCAAGGAGAATGAAGCCtccagcagtgctgctgctgctgaagaccAAG AACCAACCAGCAGTACGCCGGCCGAGGAGTGTGCAGGCTCGGGTCAGGAGGCGGAGCGGGCCGAGAGGGAGGTGCCGTGCGGCTCCCAGGAGGAGGGCAGCGACATGGATCAGACGGAGCAGCAGGCCCCCGCAGGTGTCCTGGAGAGCCCTGAGACCAGCAGGGACGGCGAGGAGAGCAGCAGCGAcccagtgagcagcagcagcagcagcagtagcagcggTAGCAGCAGTGGTAGCAGCTGTAGCATAGAGGAGAGTGCAGAGGCGGCCAGAGAAGACGTGGCTCTAGCTCCCTCCAGCAGTACGACTGAACCTCCTACAGAGGGCGCCATGGAAAGTGCCACCTTGAACAGTGGGACCACGGAGGAGCCCATGGAGCAGGACTAG
- the gxylt2 gene encoding glucoside xylosyltransferase 2: MRIRGKVALIAACFGVFLLLYFWGGNAADQPLPGEVVGEDGNPPRSSPPELRRDVAAKFEKKAAAGAGARAEEPPRRRKEALRKGASGDAKGKARSNAARPVTRRTRAEEVMHLAVVACGNRLDETLTMVKSALLFSLKRITFHIFAEDPLAPQFEERLNQWPRSVSAKFQYIIYPITFSVGNADEWKKLFKPCAAQRLFLPVILKDVDSLLYVDTDVLFLRPMDDIWSLLKSFNGSQLAAMAPEHEVPKIGWYSRFARHPFYGVTGVNSGVMLMNLTRIRSTVFKNSMIPSGLSWEDLLHPLYQKYKNHITWGDQDLLNIIFHYNPECLFIFPCQWNYRPDHCMYGSNCKGAEEEGVSILHGNRGVYHDDKQPAFKVVYDAIRDFPFEDNMFQSLFYPIQTKFLDTVNTLCGRIPQVFLKQIEKTMRKVFEDRVVRHVRPHK, from the exons ATGCGGATCCGCGGCAAAGTGGCGCTGATCGCCGCGTGCTTCGGAGTTTTCCTACTTCTGTACTTTTGGGGGGGCAACGCCGCGGACCAGCCGCTGCCCGGAGAAGTTGTAGGGGAGGACGGGAACCCTCCCCGGTCGTCACCCCCCGAGCTCAGGCGAGATGTTGCCGCAAAGTTTGAGAAGAAGGCGGCCGCGGGGGCGGGGGCGCGTGCGGAGGAGCCCCCCCGGAGGCGGAAGGAGGCGCTCAGAAAGGGGGCCAGCGGGGACGCTAAGGG TAAAGCGCGGAGTAACGCGGCCCGACCTGTGACCCGGCGCACGCGGGCGGAGGAGGTCATGCACCTGGCTGTGGTGGCCTGTGGGAACCGCCTGGATGAGACCCTCACCATGGTCAAGTCTGCCCTCCTGTTCAGCCTCAAGAGGATCACCTTTCACATTTTTGCTGAGGACCCTTTGGCCCCGCAGTTTGAAGAACGG CTGAACCAGTGGCCTCGCTCCGTCTCAGCCAAGTTCCAGTACATCATCTACCCCATCACCTTCTCTGTGGGGAACGCCGACGAGTGGAAGAAGCTCTTCAAGCCCTGCGCTGCTCAGAGACTCTTCCTGCCT GTCATCCTGAAAGACGTGGACTCGTTGCTCTACGTTGACACTGACGTGCTCTTCCTGCGGCCCATGGACGATATCTGGAGTCTCCTCAAGTCCTTCAACGGCAGCCAGCTGGCAGCAATGGCCCCGGAGCACGAGGTCCCAAAGATCGGCTGGTACAGCCGCTTCGCACGCCACCCTTTCTACGGAGTCACAGGGGTCAACTCTGGAGTCATGCTGATGAATCTGACCAGGATCCGCAGCACAGTGTTCAAA AACAGTATGATCCCCAGCGGCCTGTCGTGGGAGGATCTTCTACATCCACTCTATCAGAAGTACAAGAACCACATCACCTGGGGGGACCAGGACCTGCTCAACATCATCTTCCACTACAACCCAG AGTGTCTCTTCATCTTTCCCTGCCAGTGGAACTACAGGCCGGATCACTGCATGTACGGCAGCAACTGTAAAGGGGCTGAAGAGGAGGGCGTGTCCATCCTCCATGGCAACCGTGGCGTGTATCACGACGACAAGCAGCCGGCCTTCAAAGTAGTCTATGATGCAATACGTGAC TTTCCCTTTGAGGACAACATGTTCCAGTCGCTCTTCTACCCCATCCAGACCAAGTTCCTGGACACCGTCAACACCCTGTGTGGCCGCATTCCTCAAGTCTTCCTCAAGCAGATAGAGAAGACCATGAGGAAGGTGTTTGAGGACAGAGTGGTCCGGCACGTCAGGCCACATAAATAA